The nucleotide window AGTATCTGTTGGAAGTTTCTGGGAATCTCTTTCCCCAACCAGTCTTTCTAAGGAAGGAAATGCTACTGCAGTATTTCAAAGTGCACTGGTGGCACTCGGGGACAGGAGTCAGTGGTGGagggggcagtgctgggttaatggctgcACTTCAGCTTAGAGGGTTtctccaacctaaacaattctgttacagtgtaaaaaaaaaaaaaaagctttaagcaaaactttaaaagggtcTGATGCCTTCATAAGAGCTCTAGAAGGACCAAGCAcctgctcttccctcttcctAACTGACTTGCTAGCACCTCTAGAGatgaagaattaaaattttaaagattgcTTGAAtgctcctcctcctttcctcatAAAAGACTGCTCACAGCACACATTCCTACAAATGTAcaaagcaacattttttaaCTGAAACCTTATGCCAAGTTAGTTAGGGGTGTGGAAAGAcccaagagaaaaatgtttaaatacctttatataaaaatatttttactagTGTAAAAActagcattttaatttttccaaataATGAAAACCACTCCCAAGTTAAGGTACAAAACATTAATCTATATTTAAGACATCCTAACACAGACTGATGAACACAGATGAGGGTTCAATACCCCACAAAGCAGACACAATGAGTTCAAGCATTGAGAGGGAGTGTACTGTTAActgaaattatattaaaatgatACTTCTGAATGTTTACACTTCCAAATATTTATTATGAGAGTAACTTGGCATTTAGATGGATGCCACTGCTCTGTCAGGATTTCATCTTAATTGCATAACAGTGGTGGAGCATCACCTGTTACTGACTTATCTTGAACATTCAAGCCAGACCAAGGCACCAGGTGCTCCCAGATCAAAGTCTGCAGAACAGTTTCTTCAAATGCAAGGATCTGTCTAAAATGCTGAGCAGTTTGGTGACAGCAAGACTTGTAATATTACCACTAAAACCAGGTGCAGACTGAAACACCAGAAACTGAGTGTTTTCCTATCCACATCAGCAAGCTCATGACATCAGGATCAGCCTGGAAAGCTAAACGTGTTCTGACATGGTTTTGGAGAAAGCTGGATTTGCCTGGAATTATTATCCCTCCCATGCAAAGCAGGAGCTCTTGAGTTCAGGTATGAGCACAAACACAATGAAAGTAGAACACAAGTTCAGGCAGGCTTAAGAAGCATTTACAGAAGATTGAATGCTGAACAGCCCTTCTCTTATTTCATcaattttttctgctcttgaGGCTGCAGAAGTCTTTACTGCCTTAAGGAGAGATTCATGACACTTGTCCAATACAGCTTTCAAAATTAGGTGTATTtcctggaaagagaaaataaagaagggaaaaaaaaaaatccatcagcaAAGTTAAATCTTTATCAAGCAAGATGTCAAGTGAGTGGTCTGGTGGACTCAAATGATTTCAAGGGTGTCTCACCCATGGCTTAAGAAGCAGCATTCACAACACAGAGGGAAGGCTGCTTAGAGGATCACTGCACTGTCCAAACTACAACAGGAATGTAGGAAGATTCAGGGGGGTGAAAAACCCTCCTCACCTtggcttttgttgctttttcttcagcaTCATCCTTCAGCTGCTCAATTTTGCCCTTCTTCTGTTTGATTTCCTTGCGAATGGCCACAACTTTGTCATACACAGCACCCCTCTTCTCCTGGACTTTGTTAAAATGTCTAAAGgtgacagaaagaaaagttaGTACTGAGCCTTTTGACTCATTCCAGATAAAACTGAAGCCCACCACAAGCAAACCTTGCATTTTATGAACATAAAACCAGCAGTTTCCAGAAGCAACGATATATAGAATTCACTTTCTCAGAaattaatgtgatttttaaacTAGAACACCTTAGGTACAAGAAGTGAAACTCATACTTAGCAAGAGCCCAAATGCACCTCCCCACCTCAAGGGAACAGTCAGGACATATTCTTTTATTCACCTgcaaaaactctttttttcaaCCAAGGTTACCTCCCTTCCCCTCTTGCTTAtcaaagcatttaattttatcACTCAAGGGAAATACCTGATacattaaaaacagaaataggCAGCAACTTTTGATGAAAAGGAGTGTAAGACTATGTTGTTTTCATTGCTAAATTAAAAGCTACTCCTCACAGAATCATTTaatttggaaaagacctctgagatcaagTCCAGCCTATGAACACCCCCTTGTCACTTTGACCATGGCACTTGGTCtttccttgaacacctccagagGCAGTGACTCCACaccaccctgggcagcccattccaaggTCTAATCACCTTTCTGTCCAGAAATCCCTCCCAGTGTCCAACCTATTTTCCTCCCAAAGAATCTCCTTTAGCTGGTGCAATACACTAAGTGCCATTCTGCACACCACACAAACCTCAAGCCTGACTAAACCTTACTTGACTTTCCCAGCCATGTGCAAGAAGCTCCCTTTCACCACAGCCAATGTTCCATATTCCCTTTCCTCTCCATCTGTGTAGatgaaaattgtttaaaaatcaattttctcTCTAACAGCTCAGCTCTAAGCTCACAGTGAAGCCAGGACCTTCCAGGGCTGCAGTTTGGTGTGCCTTCAGCATatgggaggaaggaagaggggCTGAGAGGCTTTGATCAAATGacacttttccttttgttttagaAGCATCATGTCAGGATAATGCTCCTCTGAGATGCGAGCCCCATTTCCCCATGGGTCTTGAACATCTTTGATAATGAGCAAAAGTGGCAAGGGAAATTATGAAAAATTCATGAAAGGCAAATGGGGCTTTGTTGAAGTCTGATAAGTTGGAAAATTATCCCAATGTGACATTCTCTTTAAGAAGATAAAAGAATCAAGAATAAGcattataaattaaattagtGCTCCAATAAAAGAATTGCTGTCAAGTCACATTGCAGTTATTGATttgagaccccaaatccctgcctgcagcattACTGGTCTTCATACAGAGCTGTCCCACACTGctcattttcccctcactgctaagctgtgtgtttgtagcaGACATGGACTTTGGCAGCACATAACAAAGACATAAAGCAGCATCAGGCAGAAACATCAACTCTGCCATACTCGAGCACAGTGCACTTGTGCTGCTCAATATCTTCATGCATCTTTTTAAGCTGGATCTCAGCTGTAGCAAGCTTCTCATGTTTTGCAGTCACCACTCTCTTCAGGGACATTTCATCTGTCTTGGCCTTTTTCAGCTCTACCTGAGAGCTCTCAAGTTGGTCCTCCAGATTTCTGGCCTAGAGTACAGAAGTATGAAATAGAGtgcagaaataaatgaaatagaaataaattaaatgggGGCAGGAAATTATCAAGACAGCATACCCTGTAGATGTGCTAAGATTGCAAGCAGCTGGCTGCTTTTTGAAGATCTGATTGCCAGCTCGTCCCTTATCCATTTATATGAATTTTATAATCTGATTATAAATTCACATAAATGGATAAGGCCCCCTCCCTTAGGATGGCTTTCAGAAGTGACTGTGACTTCTGCTATAGCTTTTTGCCAAGGCTCATTTGAACACATGCTATACAAATACCCAAAAAGACTCCATACCATTTTTCAATTGCTCCTAACAACTGCATTCTCCCAAAACCTAGTGGCAAATAGCAAGGGACTGTATTGTGACAAACATTTCATCAGAGAATGTCTGGCTTAGCaatattaataaatttaaaagcacTTAAGACATGACTCTTCCTGAAGTAACAATTTTTTATTCTTAGTTCCCACTCTCAAGGCAGAAGAAACTcgatttcacttttcttttcccatcaTTTCCTACCAACAACCCCAAGACAGCTCCAACTATTTTAGGTCAGGTTTCTATGGCAACAAAGGCTTTGACTATTCAAAGTGGTCAATAGCTAGTGCATAGTACATTAGCTAGTGCCacccagcaaagcagcagcaatgttttactgacatttttaagaaagaatgTGGAAACTTCAAAATGTCATTCTTTACAGTGAAAAGGAAAGAGGGGAACATTGCTTGGACATCAAATTCTCCCTAACAGGATATAATTTGGATAATACAGACCTCTGATGATACACTGGCCAGTCTCTCCACATTTTCTCCCTGTATTTCCATCTTCTTTTGGTATAACTGCAATTCCACTTGGCATGATGGCAGAACCTCAACTACATCTCTATAACCTTCATATTTCTCAGTAACTTCTTgctttaaagagagaaaaagactATCAATAAACAGCTTTTGAGTTCTTTTATATAGAATTAAAGCATATTGAACTTTGAACCCTCCCCTCATCGTTTAAAGACACTAGAAGTAATATTTAAGAGATAGTGAAATGAgctcttcattaaaaaaaaaaaaaaagaaaggcatttATTTGGAAGGACAGAAATAAAGGTGACATACAAGTGTTTTACACTGAATTAATCATTAATCAGCTTTTCCCAAGAGCTTTCAGAATAAAAAGCTGTGCAGTGAAGAAATTCTGCACTGGTAAAACAAGAGTTATGTAAAGCTTCATGCCTGAAATTACAGCAATTGAGTTTATACCTTTGGAACAAAAATAACCTTCGGAGGCAAAGTGCAAACCACTGAAGTGTGAGCAatctcaaaaaccacaaaaatgagtggatattataattttaaaaagaataaataaatctaGGAGGGAACTCAGTGTTCAGCACATTAGTGAAGACAGCCATTGATTCCAGAAACAGTGAATGACAACAGAAGCACTATGAAACATATGTTCTAAATACAAAGATATTTGGGAGCTGACAAAATATTGTCTCCTCTGGAGAGCAAACAGCCAAACAGGTATAGATTCAGAAGTTCAACACCTGATTTTACAAGTGACTGCAATCTtgcttttcaaaaggaaaaaacagcccATCAAAAATACATCACCACCTCTACCACAAACCTTCAATTTTCTGAGGCTCTGATTTCATTTCAGACCAACCACTGTCCTGCTGGTGTTTTACCATCACTCAAGAAGCAGTTCAAGATGATGACAGTCCAGTAAACCATGCTTTTTCTAACAGAATACCTCCTTGTGTGGACAGAGGAAAACCTCACCTTAGATCTCTTCAATTTCTTAATAGTCTCTTTCATCATCTCGTTGTAACTTTTCCGTTCTTCTGGACTCTCCACAATTTTGGATTTCAGCTGCTCTTGTTCTTCTTTCAAAGTAGCCAGAGACACTTTACACTCATTCTAGTTAATGACACAAACACTTTCACTGTTAGTAATTAGGTGAACAAAGAGGAATCGTGTAGCGAGGTTTGCCATGGTTTTATGGCTAGACAGGTTCTTTGGTGTGCAGTCATTCCTTATtaggaagttttaaaaataaattcctctAACCAGCATTAACATTCCAAATCAAAGCAATCAACAGCCTATTTTGCTTCCCACATTTGCTTACAGGGGTGCAGAAGAACAGCAGTTAACTGGTATTTTCCACCAAGAGCCTGCCAGCtaatcctagaatggtttgggttggaaaggacctagGGCTACTGAGGCAGTGACTGCAGCACTCCAGAGCCAGCTCTGTCACTCTGGGAGAAGAGCAACAATTTCAAAACCTCCTGTTCTGCCTCATTAGCCCCACTCTATGCATGCAAGGTAAACCCACAGCACCTCAGAGGTCCAGATTTCTAGTGACTTAATTCCAAGAATAATCTGATCCTAGAAAGAGAGATGATCTCTCAGTTGATCTGCAGCCAGCACCCACACAGAGATATACTCACCAGTTTTTGGGTTCTCTCAGCAATATCTGCCTTCTTTTGAGAAGTCACCTCTTGCAAagctgtctgaaaaaaaaatcatcaagcTTTCAACAAGCATCTCTACAGCTGCTACCTGCCTTATCCTTCTATCATAGATCTGTCCACAGGAGAATTCCCATTTATGGGTCCTTTGGAATGCCATAACCAGCAGAAAAAACTGCAGTCTATAAGATTTCAAagacaggaaaggagaaaattgtCACCAAAACCACTGGAAGCCCGAGGGAGGCAGCCAGCAGTGGCTAACTAGGAATAGGGATAAGAATTTGGAATTGGCTCTCCCTATTCTCATTGACCCTGGCAGTTATTATATCCCCACAACTTTCTTTGCCAGGGGCTCTGttcttcagggaaaaatatACTTTAACATAAAGTCCCAAATAACAGTCAAACACAAGGTTAGTAATGCTAATAATAGAGACAGGActtgacaaaacaaaaaaatcctgaccatagattattattttctttctcccaaaGGAACTAAAAAAGTTATCTATGAGACCTGAGAGGCAAGTTTCCACTGCTGAAAAGTTACCCCTGCAGTTAACACTATTCTTTTTGCCAGGCTTGGATGACCCTTCTTAGGCCTCATTTCTTGCCATGGCTCACCTCCAGTTCCAATTCTTTGAATtcaaatggaaaacaaagaacaCACCTGTTTTACTGTTTGGAAGTGTGATGTGCATCTCCCAAGTCATTgcagaaatgcatttcaaaaaaaAGACTCAACTACACCTTTGTATTCCCCAAGTCTGATTTAAAGCACATTTCACATTCCTTACAGTGAAACAAAGAGAGCTCCAACAGCATCTTGCtaaaatggccattgttttaAACCAGAAAAGTCCCTTTTATCCACTGAGTTAGAGGGAAGGGAATAAAATCAAGAGAAGTGAGGGACCCACAGCAGGTTTTCAGAGGAATACAGAACAAGATCCTACTTGTTTCCGACGATAGTcctgcctcagcagctgctccagctcccgaATGTTCTCTGTGAGCTGCTTGATCTCTGCCTCATGCTCAACTGGGACTGtgctgagggaaaaaataaagatattggGCAGGTCCAGCATCATTATAGACCAGTCAGAGTACAGTAGATAAAACAATCACTGCCTCCACAGAGTTTACAGCCAGTAACTTCAGTAATCAGAGCAAGACAGTCTCAAATGAATATatcttattttcctttgcttgtaaGATTTTGCTGTTGAAGCATAATCTAAAGAGCTCTTTTGGCAGGAAGTGGCACAAACACAGAGGACTAAGTTTAGAGATCACATTAAGCAAAGCATGAAAGTACAACACTCCTACCAATTTTGGTGGTGACTTTCATTTATGAAATTTGCATATTATCTGTCATACAAATAGCTTATATTAGTGTAGACCTATCCCAGCTAGGGAACCCCCTGTGTAGCACACACCAAGAGcagctgtcagaaaaaaaaaaaacactttgtATTGAAAGCTCTCTTGGAAACCAGCCATTTCTTCACCCTATTATCCacaagcaaaaacaaaactTAATGGTGCAAAGACACAGGCAGCAGGGCTAAATGGCCTGAAAAACAGAGATTGTGGCAAACATGTCAAATAACTAAGGAAGACAACTTTACTCATCTATTAAGTTAAAGATGAGCTTCCTCCAGCTGTTGAAGGGATAAAGACACATCACTAAAAGCTAAGTAAGAGCAAAAAGTTTCAACTTAGCTCTCCACATACAAATACAGGATTCCCTCAGTGCAACCATACACTaaaaatttttgtgtttttttttcctctgccaaCAGGGAATAAACCCCCTCAGTTCCCtctcagacttgtgctccagacccttcccagcttcATTGCCCTTTTGTGGACACACTCAATGTCCCTCTTGCAGTGAGGGATCCAGAACTGGATGTAGCACTCAGGGAGTGTCACAGGGGGatggtcactgccctgctcctgctggccacacttgctgatacaggccaggtgccattggcctccCTGGCCACACTGCTGGAtcttgttcagctgctgtcagccagcacccccaggtcccctCCTGCTGGGCCACATTCCAGCCCCTCTTCCCCAAAACTGTAGCATTGAACCAAGTTATTATGACCCAAGAATGGGGCTCTGCACTCAGACTTGTTGAGCCTCACACAACTGGCCCACTGATCCAGCCTGAGCAGGAAAGGCAAGCAGTGCATCTCACAGTGCTTACTCCTCACACTCACTTCAGTTTCTCCAGCTTCAGTGCTGCCTCCCGATTCACAGCCTCCAGGTGTTGGTTTTTCTCCATAGCTAATTTCTGcaagttaaatatttaattttagagAAGTGTGGTTTCTCTCTGGGCTTTTATTAGAGCCTTGCTCATTGTTATTTCACCTGAAATGCACCATCTCTGAACTAAGACATTCAGAACAGAAGCCACCTACAACCCAACTTTTCTCAAAATGGTACAAGGTGTCAATCCTTCACTTACCAGGCTGAAGTATCCAATTGTAAGGGGAAagatagaaatatatatatatgtgtatatataatatttaaatatatatctatacaatatttttcccccaatatattgggggtaaaaaaaccccaactctttCAGTAATATCCTAAGTAATAATCAGTACCTTCCTGAATCACTTGGCTACATTTAACATCCCAATATGCTACATAAACCTGAAGTTAAACTGCAAACCTCATGCTCTTAGTTCTAGGTTAATATCAGTTATACCTTTACAGGTATCTGGAATAAATCAGCACCTCATCTTACATAGCTCTGTTGTAGCTCCAAGTAGACCTCACGCCGGAATTCCCTGAAGTTCACAAAGTTGAGGATGCCACTGAAGAAGCGAACTGTCCTCTTGGTCTCTGAAAGAGGAATTGCAAGAGCTCACTGAGCTGGTTTCCAAAAGCATTGCAATTGCTTCCAAAAAGTTGGGCCAGGCACAATTCAAGGAGACAGAAATTACAAAACAGTCCAAATTAGTTCTTCCCCCACTCAGCTTGCAAAGATTTCAGACTACACAAAAACCAGCACCAAGCTGGTTACCAACACTTAGTAATTCTGTGTAATTTAACAAATGAATAGTGGCACCTGGGAGAAAAGGCTGTTAACACACAGCCTCCCATTCAAACAGAAGCCAGGGAGAAAGAGTGTCAATCTTGAACTACAGCTCTGAAGAGAACTTCTCTGTAGCTATCAGCCAAACTGAAGGCAGCAATTTGAACTGCAGGGACTTTCTGTCTTTATTCCAAGCAAACTTTCTGAAAGATGATTACAAAAGCTTTGAATGTCTTAGACAAGACAGATCCAGAAGTGAAAGATTTCTTCAGAGCAGCATTTTCCAAATCTGTGTTGTGGCAGAATCACAATTGGGTATTGAAAGGAGTGGAGCACAGGCATAAGAAATCCTAAAGCATTCCAGAGCTGTCAGGGTAATTTTCATCCCCATCTATTATTACACTGTTATAAGTATGTCACAGCCCACCTCCAGACCAGCAGCTCAACAGATTCACAGCATTCAAAGCTGCCCTCACTTACTGACTGCACCAGCCCACATAAGGAACAAGAGCTGTCCACTAGAACCAGCTTGTTTAAGAAGAGCAGCCAGAAGGACATTTCTCCCCACTAGATACCTATCTGGCTATGCCCAAGGAGACAAAGCACCTGGAATAGcaagcagcagccaggaaacACAAGGATTACAAGGCACTTGCTTACTTGGGTTTAAAACATCGGCGATTTGGAAGTCACTGATCCGGCACATGGGCAGCAAGCGCTCCCTGCAAGGAGAACAAAACACGACCTCAGCTGAGTGACTGTGACTCAGGTTCTGTGACCATGGCCCTGTTCTTGTCCTGTCCCCATTTGCTACAAATTAGATCTTGTCCTCTCATCCCAGAGCATCTGCCCAGCAAGCATCTTCTACTTACATGTGAATATACAAGTTACAGACAGGTAGAAAGCCTTCATGGATCTGTGGGTACATTATATCAACGTTGAGGGGCAtctaaagaggaaaaagagagtcAGGGCATAAGTAGAGAAtacttaaaacaaaaatcatgCAGTATTTTCCACAGCATAAAATAATTCCAATAGATTAAGAACACTGAAGATGATCTTCCCATCCACTGGGAAAGGATATTAAAGGCTGAAAATGTCAACAAAGTAAAGAGCACACTATTTTAAGGGTCAACTTCGGCTggaaaagacataaaaaatacaataataacTAAAGCAGCAACATTACAAACTCTGGAACTGAATCTAAACTCTGCTTCATTTTGCTCATGACTCGTGCAGCACAACATTATACAGCTACCAGCAAGAAGCTCCTTCTTtaaacaccccaaaactgacacACTCAGCTGCTTCATGGAGAAGTCAGGAGGAGAATGTAATGGTACACTGTCCCCTTTCTCTGACATTTTAAACCTCACAGCACAgcatggcagctgctggcactgcctggcaaGAACAGAGTTACCTTGTGCACATAATACTCTTCCCTTTCAGTTTATCCAGAAAAGCCATGAGACAAAACCATTTACTCTCAGTTTCAAGGATCAGTTCTTGCCTACCAGAGAGAGTAAGTAAATTAACTGTTAGTCAATTTAGGTATCAGCCTCTCCTCACTTTCCTCTCAGTTAATGGAGGAGTGGAGTTGATCAAATATAAAAAACAACATTTACATTCCTTCCATTCAGTCCAACCTCCTCTAGCAGGAGCCCATTATGGATTTTCAAGGCATGGTGTCCCTCCAAAAGCTTGCCCACTCCCTCCTGGACCTTACAGGCATTTCTGGCACCCTTAAAATCCCAAAGAACAGGTAggtccaatattttttttcctttcacatccCATcacccctgccacaggcagcccTACCATGTAGGCGTGCTCCAGTCGGATCCCACACACTTTCTGCAGGATTCTCAGGTAAATCAGGTGTAAAACTTCAAGCTGCAGGAAGAGAGGACATGAATCAGGATTCCATACGTTTGATTACTCGGGGCTCCCAGGCCAGGCCATGAAAGCATTCAGCTTTTAACACATGAAGGCTGAATTCACTGACCAACCAAGACAACAAAGTTTCACTTTCAACATTTTTCAGTTCAAGCATTATTTGTTGATAACTCAGTTTCAAGGGGCAGCAGTCAGCTTGGGCAATTACAGCCCTGACTGTGTATGCCAGGCATTGGTTTTCATTACAGTGCTGCTTGCTGAGCAGTATCCAAACCAAGCAATGCCAAAAACTTAAAAAAGGTCACAGAAATTATAATCCTGCAGCAACGAGTGCCCTTCATTAGATTATTATCAcgaagatgaaaaaaattcacaagccaaacaatttttcatttatagCACTAATCCATGATCAATTTTGCTTCTTAAAAAACTCCTAAACAAGCAGGGCCAGACCCCCCTCACCGCAGGCTCAAAACCAAGCAACAACAGCACCAGGAATCACTCAGAGGCATCAACTCTGCTTTAAAGCCACATTTCTAACGCTAAATGCTCAGAGTGACGAAAGGGGATGAAGCAGGGAGGGGTTTAAAAGCACCAAATGTTTAAAAGCTAGATGTTGGAACTAGACACCGTGGCTACTTTTACCGAGTTGCCACAAGACTGGGGAAGACAGGCCGTGTGCTGCTGGTGACACCACGGCGAAGCCCGAGGAGAGCCCCGAGACTACCCCGAGCCCACCCCAAGCCCGTTCCACCCAGCCCCGCGGTCACTCGGGCCGGGCCAGCGCGTCCGCCCCACACGGGAGCCGGCGGGGCACGGAGCCGCTCCGCGCCCCCCTCACGCACCCTGGGGTTGCCGAACACGTCGCCCTTGACCAGGTTGCGGGCCTCAGCGCCCTCCAGGATGTGCGAGCGGAGGTAGCTGATGATGTCGTCGGGGCTGTAGCGGGGGAAGGTCATGGTCTCCATGGCGGCGGTGGCGGGGACGCGGCAGAGACCCAACGGCAGGACTGGTGCGCGCCCGCGGATTGAATCCTccgcgccccgcccccgcccTCTCGCTGACCTATAAGAGATCGCGTCGTCATCGGGGGGCAGGGCTCAGCGCGTTCCCGCCCTGTCCTACCCTATCAGCGGCCGCGCTGTCGTGAGTGGGCGTGGTTTAGCAGATCCCGCCTGCCGCGGCCGTTGGGCCGTGAGGGGAAGGGTGGGGTGAGGTGGCCGCGTCCGTCCGGTTCTGTCACGCGGGCCTGTCACTGCCTCTGGAAGAGTCATAAAATCCCTGGAAGGAGCATTAAAGTTCACCTAGTTTTCCGCCTAACATgagcagggataccttccactatcccagttTGCTCCATGCCCTGTCCGACCTtgccttgaacaattccaggtaGTCACAGCCTcactgggcaccctgtgcctcatCACCTTCCCAGGTGATGGGAATTTCTCCCTAACATCCACTccaaacctgccctctttcagtttacagccattcccccttgttcttTCATTACCTGCCCGTGTAACGAGTCGCTATTCCTCCTTTCCAAAAACCCTTGAGGTGAGGTCTCACCATAAtcctctccaggctgcacaACTCCAACTCAGCCTGTCCCCACACCAGAgttgctccagccctctgagcatcttcatggcctctctggacctgctccaacaTCTCCACATCTTGTGCCGAGATCCCCAGATCTGGACACGCTACTCCACATGGGACAAAACCTCCTGGCTCCTGGAAGGAGACAATGCCAGCCCGGCATTGCACAGGACTCTTGCCTAACCAGTACCACCCCTTGCAGTGTGACactgtgaaaaacgccaatcacttggttttgaaattttaaaagtttaatagtaataaaaggGTTAtgaaaatagtaatataattagagtaataataatttggacaatttggattaggacaattTGAggcaatagaaacaaagagttacggacaGTCCAGGTATCTCTTTCTGGGCAgcataagcccaaaaaaggacccacgttaacagaggattaacccttaaaaacaataac belongs to Haemorhous mexicanus isolate bHaeMex1 chromosome 9, bHaeMex1.pri, whole genome shotgun sequence and includes:
- the NUF2 gene encoding kinetochore protein Nuf2, which translates into the protein METMTFPRYSPDDIISYLRSHILEGAEARNLVKGDVFGNPRLEVLHLIYLRILQKVCGIRLEHAYMMPLNVDIMYPQIHEGFLPVCNLYIHMERLLPMCRISDFQIADVLNPKTKRTVRFFSGILNFVNFREFRREVYLELQQSYKLAMEKNQHLEAVNREAALKLEKLNTVPVEHEAEIKQLTENIRELEQLLRQDYRRKQTALQEVTSQKKADIAERTQKLNECKVSLATLKEEQEQLKSKIVESPEERKSYNEMMKETIKKLKRSKQEVTEKYEGYRDVVEVLPSCQVELQLYQKKMEIQGENVERLASVSSEARNLEDQLESSQVELKKAKTDEMSLKRVVTAKHEKLATAEIQLKKMHEDIEQHKCTVLEHFNKVQEKRGAVYDKVVAIRKEIKQKKGKIEQLKDDAEEKATKAKEIHLILKAVLDKCHESLLKAVKTSAASRAEKIDEIREGLFSIQSSVNAS